A window of Meiothermus cerbereus DSM 11376 contains these coding sequences:
- the ruvB gene encoding Holliday junction branch migration DNA helicase RuvB, with amino-acid sequence MMKGVESDLTLRPRSLEDYVGQAKLKKKLRVYLEAAKNRGEALDHLLLFGPPGLGKTTLAHVVAYELGVNIRVTSGPAIEKPGDLAAILTNSLEEGDILFIDEIHRLSKAAEEHLYPALEDFKIDIVIGSGPAARTLRLDLPRFTLIGATTRPGLISGPLRSRFGIIEHLEFYSEAELAQGVERDAQLLGLPIEPEAALEIGHRSRGTMRIAKRLFRRVRDFAEVAGEPVVSLERTRQALDALGLDALGLDARDRLIMQTVIERFAGGPVGLETLATALSEDPETLEEVHEPFLIQLGLLKRTPRGRQATERAYAHFGYPLPEQSRLLE; translated from the coding sequence ATGATGAAAGGCGTGGAGTCCGATCTAACCCTGCGACCCCGTAGCCTGGAAGACTACGTGGGCCAGGCCAAACTCAAAAAGAAGCTGCGGGTTTACCTCGAGGCTGCCAAAAACCGGGGGGAGGCGCTCGACCATCTGCTCTTGTTTGGGCCGCCCGGCCTGGGCAAGACCACCCTGGCCCACGTGGTGGCCTACGAGTTGGGGGTGAACATCCGCGTGACCAGCGGCCCGGCCATCGAGAAGCCGGGCGACTTGGCGGCCATCCTGACCAACAGCCTCGAGGAGGGCGATATCCTCTTCATAGACGAGATACACCGCCTGTCCAAGGCCGCCGAGGAGCACCTGTACCCCGCACTGGAAGACTTCAAGATTGACATCGTGATCGGCAGTGGCCCCGCCGCCCGTACCCTGCGGCTGGATCTGCCGCGCTTTACCCTGATCGGGGCCACCACCCGTCCAGGGCTCATATCCGGGCCTTTGCGTAGCCGCTTTGGGATTATCGAGCACCTGGAGTTTTACAGCGAGGCCGAGCTGGCCCAGGGGGTAGAGCGCGATGCCCAGCTATTGGGCCTGCCCATCGAGCCCGAGGCGGCTTTGGAAATTGGGCACCGCAGCCGGGGCACCATGCGCATCGCCAAGCGGCTTTTCCGGCGGGTGCGCGACTTTGCCGAGGTGGCCGGCGAGCCGGTGGTCAGCCTCGAGCGCACCCGGCAAGCCCTGGATGCCCTGGGCCTGGACGCTTTGGGGCTGGATGCCCGCGACCGCCTGATTATGCAGACCGTCATCGAACGCTTTGCCGGGGGGCCGGTGGGCCTCGAGACCCTGGCCACCGCCCTCTCCGAAGACCCCGAGACCCTGGAAGAGGTGCACGAGCCTTTCCTGATTCAACTGGGCCTCTTGAAGCGCACCCCCCGGGGCCGCCAGGCCACCGAGCGGGCCTACGCCCACTTCGGCTACCCCCTACCCGAGCAGAGCCGTCTGCTGGAGTAG